The region AGTCATTGCTGAAGATGCGGAACTCCTGAAACGACTGGCACAGTAGACAATCTCCTCGGAGTCGTACAGATTTGAGGTATCTGACCTTCGATGAGATAGTCGTGATTCATGGACGACTGATTGATGCGTTTGGAGGAGAGGGTGTTATTCTGTCAGAAGAAGCGCTGGAGAACTGCGTGGCGCTCCCGATGATGGCAGTCTTCGGCAGAGAGACCAGCTCCTCGCTGTGGCTCAAAGCCGCAACGCTGCTTCATGCCATAGTGACAAGACACCCCTTTGTGGACGGGAACAAGCGTACCGCATGGACCGCCGCCAAGGTGTTCCTTCTGGTCAACGGCTTCCGGCTCTCTGCTCAGGCAGAAGACGCAGAGAGAGTCGTCCTGAGGACTGTCAAAGGAGAGATAGGTGTCAAGGAACTGGCCAGGTGGATTGAACTCCATTCGAAGGAGGTCTGAAAGAGGCAACCACTGGACAACCCG is a window of Candidatus Thorarchaeota archaeon DNA encoding:
- a CDS encoding type II toxin-antitoxin system death-on-curing family toxin — its product is MRYLTFDEIVVIHGRLIDAFGGEGVILSEEALENCVALPMMAVFGRETSSSLWLKAATLLHAIVTRHPFVDGNKRTAWTAAKVFLLVNGFRLSAQAEDAERVVLRTVKGEIGVKELARWIELHSKEV